From a region of the Chitinophagales bacterium genome:
- a CDS encoding ABC transporter ATP-binding protein/permease, with translation MKVLLTYLQKYWKLLILALVLAAINQVFSMLDPFILGKMIDHYGNNFNNLSENEFFHGVLMGLLALISVAMVSRIAKNFQDYFINVIIQKTGADIYTDGIRHSLQLPYEVFEDQRSGESLGKLQKVRTDMEKLVSAMVNILFTSLVGIIWVVIYSVQVYWVIAPIYFSAIPIIGIISSVLSRNIKKMQKLIVAETTALAGATTESLRNIELVKSLGLAQQEIDHLNSTTAKILKLELKKVRYVRSLGFIQGTCVNLLRVTILGVMMYLIFTQKITVGQFTTLFIYSFFIFGPLQELGNIINIYREAEVSMANFNNIMSMPAEHTPLHPLSIGKVNEFEFKNVSFRHQSSKLFAIKDISFDVGLGETIAFVGPSGSGKTTLIKLLVGLYQPAAGEILYNRINGKEINLNELREQIGFVTQDTQLFSGSIRENLLFVNPAASDEEIMDALQKASCQGLLARADKGLETVIGEGGVKVSGGEKQRLSIARALLRRPSLMVFDEATSALDSLTEEEITDTIRMVSKNQQHITIMIAHRLSTIMHADRIYVLEQGQIIEEGHHSELLAEKGLYYAMWRQQIGERKPTQVAV, from the coding sequence ATGAAAGTACTACTCACCTATCTCCAAAAGTATTGGAAACTCTTAATCCTGGCCTTAGTCCTTGCAGCCATCAACCAGGTATTCAGCATGCTCGATCCGTTTATCCTGGGCAAGATGATTGACCATTACGGGAATAATTTCAATAACCTTTCCGAAAATGAATTTTTTCATGGCGTGCTGATGGGGTTGCTGGCACTTATCAGTGTTGCCATGGTTTCCCGTATAGCAAAAAATTTCCAGGATTATTTTATCAATGTAATAATTCAGAAAACCGGCGCCGATATTTATACGGATGGAATCCGTCACTCGCTTCAATTGCCATATGAGGTATTCGAAGATCAGCGAAGCGGGGAATCTCTGGGAAAATTGCAAAAGGTGAGAACGGATATGGAAAAGCTGGTGAGTGCCATGGTCAACATTCTCTTTACTTCCTTAGTGGGTATTATCTGGGTGGTAATTTATTCCGTACAGGTTTATTGGGTTATTGCCCCCATATACTTTTCAGCCATACCGATTATCGGTATTATCAGTTCCGTCCTGAGCAGGAATATCAAGAAGATGCAAAAACTGATTGTTGCTGAAACAACGGCGCTGGCCGGTGCCACCACCGAGTCATTGCGCAATATTGAACTGGTGAAGAGCCTGGGACTTGCGCAGCAGGAGATTGACCACCTGAACAGTACCACCGCCAAAATCCTGAAGCTGGAACTGAAAAAAGTCCGCTATGTGAGAAGCCTTGGATTTATACAAGGTACGTGTGTAAACCTGTTGCGGGTTACGATACTCGGAGTGATGATGTACCTGATCTTCACCCAAAAAATAACGGTCGGGCAGTTCACCACATTATTCATCTATTCTTTTTTCATTTTTGGCCCGCTACAGGAATTAGGCAACATCATTAATATCTACCGTGAGGCAGAAGTATCGATGGCCAATTTCAACAATATCATGTCCATGCCTGCGGAACATACCCCGCTCCATCCGTTATCAATTGGCAAGGTCAATGAATTTGAATTCAAAAATGTTTCATTCAGGCATCAGAGTTCGAAACTGTTTGCCATCAAAGATATTTCCTTTGATGTGGGATTAGGTGAAACAATTGCCTTTGTAGGGCCAAGTGGCTCCGGCAAAACAACACTTATTAAGTTGCTGGTTGGTTTATATCAGCCGGCAGCCGGTGAAATTCTGTATAACAGGATAAATGGAAAAGAAATCAATCTGAATGAACTGAGGGAACAGATTGGTTTTGTAACACAGGACACCCAGTTATTCTCCGGCAGCATCAGGGAAAACCTCTTGTTTGTAAATCCGGCGGCATCCGATGAAGAAATAATGGATGCATTGCAAAAAGCCTCCTGCCAGGGCTTGCTTGCACGTGCCGATAAGGGACTTGAAACCGTGATTGGTGAAGGTGGTGTGAAGGTTTCGGGAGGTGAAAAACAGCGGTTATCCATTGCCCGTGCTTTGCTGAGAAGGCCTTCCCTGATGGTTTTTGATGAAGCCACATCAGCACTGGATTCACTCACGGAAGAAGAAATAACTGATACTATACGGATGGTTTCTAAAAATCAACAGCATATCACCATCATGATTGCGCATCGCTTATCCACCATCATGCATGCCGACAGAATCTATGTGCTGGAGCAGGGCCAGATTATTGAAGAGGGCCATCACTCCGAACTGCTGGCAGAGAAAGGATTGTACTATGCTATGTGGCGTCAGCAAATCGGGGAAAGAAAACCAACGCAGGTAGCAGTTTAA
- a CDS encoding glutathione peroxidase yields the protein MSFHDLHFRNLEGIEIPFTTYKGKVCLVVNIASHCGYTPQLHDLETLYLFYRKKGFEILAFPTNDFGQQEPLDNSGIGEFCSDHFLTSFQIFEKSHVKGKDANPVYRFLSQKKLNGKFSISPLWNFQKYLIDKEGNLLDFFLPFTKPTANRLIRKIERNL from the coding sequence ATGAGTTTTCATGATCTGCATTTCAGAAATCTGGAGGGTATTGAAATCCCCTTTACAACATACAAGGGTAAAGTATGCCTGGTAGTGAACATCGCTTCGCATTGCGGTTATACTCCACAGCTGCACGACCTCGAAACATTGTATCTTTTTTACCGGAAGAAAGGATTTGAAATACTGGCTTTCCCTACCAACGATTTTGGACAGCAGGAGCCGTTGGATAATTCGGGCATCGGTGAATTCTGCAGCGATCATTTTCTGACTTCATTTCAGATTTTTGAGAAGTCACATGTAAAAGGCAAGGATGCGAATCCCGTGTACCGGTTCCTGTCACAAAAAAAACTGAATGGAAAATTTTCAATCAGTCCGCTATGGAATTTTCAAAAATATCTCATTGACAAAGAAGGGAATCTCCTCGATTTTTTCCTGCCCTTCACAAAGCCAACTGCAAACCGGTTAATCAGGAAGATTGAGCGGAACCTGTAG
- a CDS encoding 1,4-dihydroxy-6-naphthoate synthase, giving the protein MNLSIGLSPCPNDTFIFYALLHGKIETGGITFLPVLAEVEILNRKALAAELDVSKISFAVYPFIQDQYALLTAGSALGNNCGPLLISRKSIHEGDMATHTVAVPGKYTTANFLFETFFPKHGIKSEMVFSEIENALLQGNIDTGVIIHENRFTYEKRGLRKIVDLGERWEQATGHPIPLGGIAIKRSHEPGIGAFIGQLIRQSVQYAFAHPEEAISFVREHAQEMDEAVMWQHIRLYVNDYSVSLGEKGSAAIEKFFDYAIHQKIIGEIRRPLFIE; this is encoded by the coding sequence ATGAATCTCAGCATCGGCCTTTCTCCCTGCCCAAATGATACATTTATTTTCTATGCACTGCTTCATGGAAAAATTGAAACCGGCGGAATCACTTTCTTACCGGTGCTTGCTGAAGTGGAAATACTGAACAGGAAGGCACTGGCAGCCGAGCTGGATGTTTCCAAAATCAGCTTTGCTGTTTATCCATTCATTCAGGATCAATATGCATTGCTTACTGCAGGCAGCGCATTGGGCAATAACTGTGGCCCGTTGCTGATCAGCCGAAAATCGATACATGAAGGAGATATGGCGACGCATACAGTAGCCGTTCCCGGAAAATACACCACTGCCAATTTCCTTTTTGAAACCTTTTTTCCGAAGCATGGCATCAAATCAGAAATGGTCTTCAGCGAAATTGAAAATGCTTTGCTGCAAGGAAATATCGATACAGGCGTCATCATTCACGAGAACCGTTTCACCTATGAAAAAAGGGGACTGCGAAAAATTGTGGATTTAGGCGAACGCTGGGAACAAGCAACCGGCCATCCTATTCCGCTGGGAGGAATCGCCATTAAACGTTCGCATGAGCCCGGTATCGGTGCATTCATCGGTCAGCTAATCAGGCAGAGCGTACAGTATGCATTTGCTCATCCTGAGGAGGCAATTAGCTTTGTGCGTGAGCATGCCCAGGAAATGGATGAGGCAGTAATGTGGCAGCATATCAGATTATATGTGAATGACTACTCTGTTTCTTTGGGTGAAAAAGGCAGCGCCGCAATTGAAAAATTTTTTGACTACGCTATTCACCAAAAAATAATCGGTGAAATAAGAAGGCCATTATTCATTGAGTAA
- a CDS encoding glycosyltransferase family 2 protein translates to MLNGKKIVVVLPAFNAAQTLEATYREIPHDLVDETVLVDDASRDDTVKVATGLGIRHIVVHEKNKGYGGNQKTCYDKALALNADIVIMLHPDYQYTPKLIPAMASIIANDIYPVVLGSRILGKGAQTGGMPIYKYYFNRVLTFMQNLLINQKLSEYHTGYRAFSRPVLQAINYHANSDDFVFDNQMLSQIFMAGFEIAEVTCPTKYFEAASSINFRRSVVYGLGVLSVSCRHFLHKKGIVRSAIYQPAK, encoded by the coding sequence ATGCTGAACGGAAAAAAAATTGTGGTCGTGTTGCCGGCATTCAATGCTGCGCAGACACTGGAGGCAACCTACCGGGAAATTCCTCATGACCTGGTGGATGAGACGGTGCTGGTTGATGATGCCAGCCGCGATGATACGGTGAAGGTGGCAACCGGCCTTGGAATCCGCCACATCGTAGTGCATGAAAAAAATAAAGGATATGGAGGCAACCAGAAAACCTGTTATGATAAGGCACTTGCGCTGAATGCCGACATCGTGATCATGCTGCATCCGGACTATCAGTACACACCGAAGCTGATACCGGCGATGGCTTCTATCATCGCCAATGATATTTATCCGGTAGTACTGGGTTCTCGCATTTTAGGAAAAGGCGCACAAACCGGCGGAATGCCGATCTATAAATATTATTTCAACCGAGTGCTCACTTTTATGCAGAACCTGCTGATCAATCAAAAATTATCGGAGTATCATACCGGTTATCGCGCTTTTTCACGGCCCGTCCTGCAAGCAATTAATTACCACGCCAACTCCGACGATTTCGTTTTCGATAACCAGATGCTGTCGCAGATTTTTATGGCGGGTTTTGAAATCGCTGAAGTCACCTGCCCGACTAAGTATTTTGAAGCGGCATCATCCATTAATTTCAGGAGGAGTGTAGTCTATGGCCTTGGAGTGCTTTCTGTCAGCTGCCGTCATTTCCTGCATAAAAAAGGAATCGTCAGGTCAGCGATATATCAGCCGGCAAAATAA
- a CDS encoding M2 family metallopeptidase yields the protein MHFKKSKLTVIFLTMLTGLMSCNSQKKENTSAALESYLRQYNLEYQKLYAASAAGQWMLNTHIVEGDTMASHNAALADEAMAKFTGSKANIDSARKYLALKDQLTPIQVRQLQTILFNAGNNPETAGDVVKKRIEATNAQTEKLYGFHYTLNGKPTTVNALDEILQNSDNMQDRLHAWTASKEVGSTLKDGLANLRDLRNQSVTPLGYSDFFNYMASEYGMSTDEMMQLTHGMIADVWPLYRELHTWARYELAAKYHQPVPDYLPAQWMPNRWGQDWSSMVTVKGLDIDSVLKSHDPEWIVKQGEKFYQSLGFGPLPPSFWANSSLYPVAADAGYSKNNHASAWHMDLDTDVRSLMSVETNTRWWSTVLHELGHIYYYQSYSNPDVPYILRSGANRGYHEAFGTMMGLASLQKPFLEGLGMIKPGLQTNDTLKLLSEALNYVVHIPWGSGVMTEFEYNLYAKNLPEDQYNKTWWELVKKYQGIVPPAERGENYCDAATKTHINDDPAGYYDYSIANVLLFQFHDFIADSILHQDPHATNYWGNKGVGDFLKKVMSPGASVDWREHLKSSIHADMSAGPMVDYFAPLMDYLKRANAGRKYTLPETVPM from the coding sequence ATGCATTTTAAGAAATCAAAGCTGACCGTAATTTTTTTAACCATGCTTACCGGGCTGATGTCCTGTAATTCACAAAAGAAAGAAAACACCTCCGCGGCACTTGAATCGTACCTCAGGCAATACAATCTTGAATATCAAAAGCTGTATGCTGCTTCTGCTGCTGGCCAATGGATGCTGAATACGCATATTGTGGAAGGGGATACAATGGCTTCTCATAATGCTGCCCTGGCAGATGAAGCCATGGCGAAATTTACCGGTAGTAAAGCGAATATTGATTCAGCAAGAAAATACCTGGCATTGAAAGACCAGCTTACGCCGATACAGGTTCGGCAGTTGCAAACCATTTTATTCAACGCAGGCAATAACCCTGAAACAGCCGGTGATGTTGTAAAGAAGCGCATTGAAGCAACTAATGCACAAACAGAGAAGTTATACGGCTTTCACTATACGCTAAATGGTAAACCCACCACGGTAAATGCGCTTGATGAAATATTACAGAATTCAGATAATATGCAAGACCGGCTGCATGCGTGGACGGCAAGCAAAGAAGTGGGCAGTACACTGAAAGATGGCCTCGCCAACCTTCGTGACCTCAGAAATCAAAGTGTGACACCACTTGGCTACAGTGATTTCTTTAACTATATGGCATCGGAGTATGGAATGAGTACGGATGAAATGATGCAGCTGACGCATGGCATGATAGCTGATGTCTGGCCCTTGTACAGGGAATTGCATACATGGGCACGTTATGAGCTTGCTGCAAAATACCATCAACCGGTTCCCGATTACCTGCCGGCACAATGGATGCCCAATCGCTGGGGACAGGACTGGTCATCTATGGTAACGGTGAAGGGACTGGATATTGATTCTGTGCTCAAATCACACGATCCTGAATGGATTGTAAAGCAGGGTGAAAAGTTTTATCAGAGTCTTGGCTTCGGGCCGTTGCCTCCATCATTTTGGGCGAATTCAAGTTTGTACCCTGTGGCCGCTGACGCGGGATATAGTAAAAACAACCACGCTTCTGCCTGGCATATGGACCTTGATACTGATGTGCGATCGCTAATGAGTGTTGAAACCAATACCAGGTGGTGGAGCACTGTGCTGCATGAACTAGGTCATATTTACTACTACCAGTCTTATTCAAATCCTGATGTTCCCTATATTCTTCGCAGTGGCGCCAACAGGGGTTATCATGAAGCATTTGGCACCATGATGGGCCTTGCCTCCCTGCAAAAACCATTTCTGGAAGGGTTGGGCATGATTAAGCCCGGGCTGCAAACCAATGACACATTGAAATTGCTGAGTGAGGCTTTGAATTATGTGGTGCATATACCATGGGGCAGTGGAGTAATGACGGAATTTGAATATAACTTATATGCGAAGAACCTTCCGGAAGATCAATATAACAAGACCTGGTGGGAACTGGTGAAGAAGTACCAGGGAATTGTTCCTCCCGCTGAACGGGGAGAAAACTATTGCGATGCGGCCACCAAAACGCATATCAATGATGACCCCGCAGGCTATTATGATTATTCCATTGCCAATGTACTGTTGTTTCAGTTTCACGATTTTATAGCAGACAGCATTCTTCATCAGGATCCGCATGCGACCAATTATTGGGGTAATAAGGGAGTAGGTGACTTCTTAAAAAAGGTGATGTCGCCGGGCGCCAGTGTTGACTGGCGCGAACATCTGAAGTCGAGTATTCATGCTGATATGAGTGCCGGACCAATGGTCGACTACTTTGCACCACTGATGGATTATCTTAAACGGGCAAATGCCGGAAGGAAATATACATTGCCTGAGACAGTACCGATGTAG
- a CDS encoding heavy metal-binding domain-containing protein, giving the protein MICTTTPHIEGKTITDYLGVISAQTIIGANFFKDIMGGLTDFFGGRSGTYEKVLEEAKESAMAELSQKAQSMGANAVIGIDLDFETVGSNGSMLMVIASGTAVRYA; this is encoded by the coding sequence ATGATTTGCACTACGACGCCGCACATTGAAGGAAAAACCATCACCGATTATCTTGGAGTGATATCGGCGCAGACAATTATAGGTGCCAATTTCTTTAAAGACATTATGGGTGGACTCACTGATTTCTTTGGCGGCCGTTCCGGCACCTATGAGAAAGTATTGGAAGAGGCCAAAGAATCAGCGATGGCTGAACTATCTCAAAAGGCGCAAAGCATGGGAGCTAATGCAGTGATTGGCATTGACCTCGACTTTGAAACAGTGGGCTCTAATGGCAGCATGCTGATGGTGATTGCCAGCGGAACAGCTGTGCGCTATGCATGA
- a CDS encoding ATPase translates to MKSVASKNKKYVLEYVIKSSPGILYDFLSTPSGLAQWFAEKVDSLQETFTFSWDGYPQKARRIEKAENERIRFRWEGSPKDEYFEFKIQTTEITGDTVLLITDFGNPKEMKDLTRLWDSQVHELKKRLGGL, encoded by the coding sequence ATGAAATCAGTTGCTTCAAAAAATAAAAAGTATGTATTAGAGTATGTTATAAAATCGTCGCCGGGTATTCTCTACGATTTTTTATCAACTCCATCAGGTCTTGCACAGTGGTTTGCCGAAAAGGTGGATTCACTGCAGGAGACTTTTACTTTTTCATGGGATGGTTATCCACAAAAAGCCAGGCGCATTGAAAAGGCGGAAAATGAACGCATACGATTCCGTTGGGAAGGATCACCGAAGGATGAGTATTTTGAGTTTAAGATTCAAACTACGGAAATAACCGGCGATACAGTACTGCTGATCACAGACTTTGGTAACCCGAAAGAAATGAAAGACCTGACCAGGCTATGGGACAGCCAGGTACATGAGTTGAAAAAACGCCTTGGCGGATTATAG
- a CDS encoding LptF/LptG family permease: protein MKKIDRLLLKSFAGPFVAIFFITLFVLVMQFLWKYVDDLVGKGLPAYEIGRLLFYASASMVPLALPLAVLLSSIMTIGTLGEHYELTSLKSSGISLLRIISPLMIVALLIACAAFLFSNYILPVANLKFGALLYDIRQQRPAVNIRQGIFYNDIDGYSIRVGDKDADNQTIHHILIYDHTSGKGNDYVITAEDGKMFMTDDKRFLVLQLFNGKQYQELAPPSGKKSKEYEQLRIAFREWKKVFDLSEFSLNRTDENLFKDNYQMQNLGQLKKSIDTLQIGLNKTYLEAKAFCATYFSFERTNFDTIKIQPDTAQTLVAVDSFAMYNRALASSRNIKGYLSISAKNIKFKQEVLRKFEIERQRKFSLSFACFILFLIGAPLGAIIKKGGFGLPFVVSVFFFVIFYTLSIMGEKFAKEGVLTPLQGMWFSTMLLLPIAVFLVYKASIDSVLFNVDAYIGIVKQLVLRLPFVKKTQPH from the coding sequence TTGAAAAAAATAGACCGGCTTTTACTCAAGTCCTTTGCAGGACCCTTCGTAGCGATCTTTTTCATCACGCTCTTTGTGCTGGTGATGCAGTTCTTATGGAAGTATGTTGATGACCTTGTTGGCAAAGGTCTGCCGGCATACGAGATCGGAAGGTTGCTTTTTTACGCATCCGCCAGCATGGTACCACTTGCCTTGCCGTTAGCCGTACTACTCTCATCTATAATGACAATAGGAACATTGGGCGAACATTATGAGCTCACTTCCCTTAAATCTTCCGGCATCTCGCTTCTGCGCATCATATCTCCGTTGATGATTGTTGCATTGCTGATAGCATGTGCGGCATTTCTTTTTTCCAACTACATTTTGCCGGTGGCTAACCTGAAATTCGGCGCATTACTCTATGACATCCGTCAACAACGGCCTGCCGTCAATATCCGCCAGGGAATTTTTTACAACGATATTGATGGCTACAGTATAAGGGTTGGTGATAAGGATGCTGATAACCAAACGATCCATCATATCCTGATTTACGATCATACCAGCGGCAAGGGAAATGACTATGTGATTACCGCGGAAGATGGAAAAATGTTTATGACGGATGATAAGCGATTCCTGGTTTTGCAGTTGTTTAATGGAAAGCAATACCAGGAACTGGCTCCTCCATCCGGTAAAAAATCAAAGGAATACGAACAACTGCGGATCGCATTCAGGGAATGGAAAAAGGTGTTCGACTTGTCGGAATTTTCGCTGAACCGGACGGATGAAAACCTTTTTAAAGACAATTACCAGATGCAAAATCTCGGTCAGCTGAAAAAATCAATTGACACGCTGCAGATTGGACTGAATAAAACATATCTTGAAGCGAAGGCTTTTTGTGCGACCTACTTTTCATTTGAGCGCACCAATTTTGACACTATAAAAATTCAACCCGACACTGCTCAAACGCTGGTAGCAGTTGATTCATTTGCCATGTATAACAGGGCGCTGGCATCATCCAGGAATATCAAGGGATACCTTTCCATATCCGCCAAGAATATTAAGTTTAAGCAGGAGGTGCTGCGTAAGTTTGAGATTGAGCGGCAGCGCAAATTTTCACTTTCGTTCGCCTGTTTCATCTTGTTTCTCATTGGTGCACCGCTGGGAGCTATCATTAAAAAGGGAGGCTTCGGGCTTCCGTTTGTGGTTTCGGTTTTCTTTTTTGTTATCTTTTATACACTTTCGATAATGGGAGAGAAGTTTGCCAAAGAAGGAGTGCTTACACCATTGCAGGGTATGTGGTTCTCGACTATGTTGTTGCTGCCGATTGCGGTGTTCCTGGTTTACAAGGCATCTATCGATTCTGTTTTATTCAATGTGGATGCTTACATCGGAATTGTCAAACAGCTTGTGCTACGCTTGCCCTTTGTGAAAAAAACGCAGCCTCACTGA
- the ffh gene encoding signal recognition particle protein: protein MFESLSERLEGALKNLKGQGRITDLNIAATVKEIRRALVDADVNYKIAKDFTDRVKEKALGEKVLTAVSPGQLMVKIVQDELTALMGGGKSDINLKGNPVVILLSGLQGSGKTTFAAKLASYLKTKRNRQPILIACDVYRPAAVEQLKILGEQVGVTVYAEEGNTNPVQIAENGIRQAKLKEFDTVIVDTAGRLAVDEEMMNEIAKLKKSLQPQEVLFVVDAMTGQDAVNTSKAFNERLDFDGVVLTKLDGDTRGGAALSIKYEVQKPIKFVSTGEKTDQVDLFYPERMAQRILGMGDIVSLVEKAQEQFDEKEAERLQKKIRKNQFDFNDFLQQLAQIKKMGNIKDLMGMIPGMGKALKDIDIDNNSFKKIEALILSMTQEERENPELLNGSRRKRIAEGSGNSIQELNQFVKQFDEMKKMMKTFNKMGSMKRPMSGLPSRR from the coding sequence ATGTTTGAAAGCCTAAGCGAAAGATTAGAAGGCGCATTAAAAAATTTAAAAGGCCAGGGAAGAATTACCGACCTCAATATTGCCGCAACGGTAAAAGAAATCCGACGCGCACTTGTTGACGCCGATGTCAACTACAAGATCGCAAAAGATTTTACTGACAGGGTAAAAGAAAAAGCGCTTGGTGAAAAAGTACTGACAGCAGTTTCTCCCGGACAGTTGATGGTAAAGATTGTGCAGGATGAATTAACGGCGCTGATGGGTGGCGGCAAGTCCGACATTAATCTTAAAGGCAACCCTGTCGTGATATTGCTTTCCGGGTTGCAGGGTTCCGGTAAAACAACTTTCGCTGCCAAACTTGCCAGTTACCTCAAGACAAAAAGAAACCGGCAACCCATACTGATTGCCTGTGACGTTTACAGGCCTGCTGCCGTAGAACAATTGAAAATTCTGGGTGAACAGGTGGGCGTTACGGTTTATGCGGAAGAAGGCAATACCAATCCGGTTCAAATCGCCGAAAATGGCATCCGCCAGGCAAAGCTGAAGGAATTTGATACGGTGATTGTAGATACTGCCGGCCGGCTGGCTGTGGATGAAGAGATGATGAATGAAATCGCAAAACTGAAGAAATCATTGCAGCCGCAGGAAGTGTTATTTGTGGTGGATGCCATGACCGGGCAGGATGCGGTGAATACTTCCAAAGCGTTTAATGAACGACTTGATTTTGATGGTGTGGTGCTCACAAAACTGGATGGTGATACAAGAGGCGGTGCTGCACTTTCGATAAAATATGAAGTACAAAAGCCCATCAAGTTTGTTTCCACCGGTGAGAAAACAGATCAGGTTGATCTCTTCTATCCTGAACGGATGGCACAACGTATCCTGGGCATGGGCGATATCGTTTCGCTGGTAGAAAAAGCACAGGAACAGTTTGATGAAAAAGAAGCGGAACGCCTTCAGAAAAAGATCAGGAAAAACCAATTCGACTTCAATGATTTTCTCCAACAGCTTGCCCAGATTAAAAAAATGGGAAACATCAAAGACCTGATGGGCATGATACCCGGCATGGGCAAAGCGTTAAAAGACATCGATATTGACAATAACTCCTTTAAGAAGATTGAAGCGCTCATCCTTTCCATGACACAGGAAGAACGCGAAAACCCGGAATTGTTAAATGGTTCCCGTAGAAAGCGCATTGCGGAAGGAAGTGGTAATTCCATTCAGGAACTGAACCAGTTTGTGAAACAGTTTGATGAAATGAAAAAGATGATGAAGACCTTCAATAAGATGGGATCCATGAAACGCCCCATGAGCGGACTGCCTTCTCGACGATAG
- a CDS encoding Maf family nucleotide pyrophosphatase, translating into MTPKRIVLASQSPRRHELLWNLGIEFTLFVAEVEEEYPAELPLRMVPSFLAEKKAKSVLPHLQFDQLLITADTVVLFQNRIFGKPADEGEAIEMLQMLSGNMHEVITGVTLATRERITTFSELTRVYFKHLTTEMIEHYVKRFKPFDKAGAYGVQDWIGLAGIEKVSGCFYNVMGLPVSRLVEELRKFGWVHEFEKQDR; encoded by the coding sequence ATGACACCGAAAAGAATTGTGCTTGCCTCACAGTCGCCCCGCCGGCATGAACTGCTCTGGAATCTCGGGATTGAGTTTACGCTGTTTGTAGCGGAAGTGGAAGAGGAATATCCTGCTGAATTACCGTTAAGGATGGTGCCATCTTTCCTGGCGGAGAAGAAAGCAAAGTCGGTGCTGCCACATCTTCAGTTTGATCAGTTGCTGATTACTGCAGATACCGTAGTGCTTTTTCAAAACAGGATTTTCGGGAAACCGGCTGATGAAGGCGAAGCTATTGAAATGCTGCAAATGCTTTCCGGCAATATGCATGAAGTGATTACGGGTGTTACGTTAGCCACCCGAGAACGGATCACCACTTTTTCAGAACTCACCAGGGTTTATTTCAAACACCTGACCACCGAAATGATTGAACACTATGTAAAAAGATTCAAGCCTTTCGACAAAGCTGGCGCTTATGGAGTTCAGGATTGGATCGGGCTGGCAGGCATCGAAAAAGTTTCCGGCTGCTTTTATAATGTGATGGGACTTCCTGTCAGCCGGCTCGTGGAAGAGTTACGGAAATTCGGATGGGTTCATGAATTTGAAAAGCAGGACCGGTGA
- a CDS encoding RNA polymerase sigma factor RpoD/SigA, protein MRQLKITKSITNRESQSLEKYLQEIGKVDLLTPEEEVDLAKKIKQGDQNALERLTKANLRFVVSVAKQYQNQGLSLSDLINEGNLGLIKAAQRFDETRGFKFISYAVWWIRQSILQALAEQSRIVRLPLNKVGSLNKINKAFSALEQEFEREPSADELATVLEINTEEVETTLGIAARHVSVDAPFVEGEDNSLLDVLENPNSPQTDEALEYRESLRREIERSLSTLTERQKDVIKLYFGIGVEHPMSLEDIGEKFALTRERVRQIKDKAINKLRSTSRSKLLKSYLGQ, encoded by the coding sequence ATGCGTCAGCTAAAAATTACAAAATCCATTACCAACAGGGAGTCTCAGTCACTGGAAAAATATCTGCAGGAGATTGGAAAAGTTGATCTCCTCACTCCGGAAGAGGAAGTGGACCTGGCAAAAAAAATCAAACAAGGCGATCAGAATGCATTGGAACGACTCACTAAAGCAAACCTTCGCTTTGTGGTATCCGTAGCCAAGCAATACCAGAACCAGGGTCTCTCCTTAAGTGATCTGATCAATGAAGGTAACCTCGGCCTGATTAAAGCGGCGCAACGTTTTGATGAAACACGCGGTTTTAAATTTATCTCTTATGCCGTTTGGTGGATCCGGCAATCGATCCTGCAGGCACTGGCTGAACAAAGCCGTATCGTTCGTCTGCCATTGAATAAGGTTGGATCACTGAATAAAATCAATAAAGCATTCTCGGCGCTGGAGCAGGAATTTGAAAGAGAACCTTCTGCTGATGAGCTGGCAACGGTACTGGAAATAAACACGGAAGAAGTGGAAACCACACTGGGCATTGCAGCACGTCATGTTTCTGTGGATGCACCATTTGTGGAAGGAGAAGATAATTCACTGCTTGATGTACTGGAAAATCCCAACTCACCGCAAACAGACGAAGCACTCGAATACCGTGAATCCCTGCGGCGGGAGATTGAACGTTCGTTGTCCACTTTAACGGAACGCCAAAAGGATGTGATTAAGTTATACTTCGGCATCGGCGTGGAACATCCTATGTCGCTCGAGGATATCGGAGAAAAATTCGCACTTACCCGCGAACGCGTCCGCCAGATAAAAGACAAAGCCATCAATAAGCTCCGGTCAACCTCCAGGAGTAAACTGTTAAAAAGCTATCTCGGGCAATAA